A stretch of Sebastes fasciatus isolate fSebFas1 chromosome 19, fSebFas1.pri, whole genome shotgun sequence DNA encodes these proteins:
- the tor1 gene encoding torsin family 1 isoform X2, protein MKSAHLCVLLSVLSSASLPVHSFEPFTTTLVLGVGAALGRTIYNYLHESCDPKWIALNATGLEADLERKLFGQHIASRIILKAVNGFMTNDNPRKPLVLSLHGWTGTGKNFVSQLIADNIYKEGMDSSFVHIFTSELHFPHASQFDTYKSQLQQWIKGNVSNCAHSMFIFDEMDKMHPGLIDSIKPYLDYYDKLDGVSYRKAIFIFLSNAGGESITQQALDFWKAGRDREEIELKDLETLISLSVFNNKKSGLWHTSLIDKNLVDFFVPFLPLEYKHVVQCAMAEMKARGVRPDENVADLVARDVVYFPKSERVFSVKGCKTIESKLDYYT, encoded by the exons ATGAAATCAGCACATCTCTGTGTCTTACTGAGCGTTCTGTCGTCAGCCAGCCTGCCGGTTCACTCCTTTGAGCCGTTCACAACAACCCTGGTTCTGGGTGTCGGAGCGGCTCTGGGCAGAACCATCTACAACTATTTACACGAAAGCTGCGATCCTAAATGGATAGCCCTCAATgcaacag GTCTCGAGGCTGACCTGGAGAGAAAACTGTTCGGACAGCACATCGCGTCACGCATAATCCTGAAAGCTGTGAATGGATTCATGACCAATGACAACCCGAGGAAGCCCCTGGTGCTCTCTTTGCACGGATGGACCGGCACCGGGAAGAACTTTGTTAGTCAGCTGATTGCTGACAACATTTACAAAGAGGGAATGGACAGCAGCTTcgttcacattttcacatctgAACTTCACTTCCCACATGCGAGTCAGTTTGACACCTACAAG tctcagctgcagcagtggATCAAAGGCAATGTCAGCAACTGTGCCCACTCCATGTTCATCTTTGATGAGATGGACAAGATGCATCCTGGCTTGATTGACAGCATAAAGCCGTACCTGGACTACTACGACAAGCTGGATGGAGTTTCTTATCGGAAAgccatcttcatcttcctcag CAATGCTGGAGGGGAGAGCATCACACAGCAGGCTTTAGATTTCTGGAAAGCAGGACGAGATCGAGAAGAGATCGAGCTAAAAGATCTGGAAACATTGATCTCTCTATCGGTGTTCAACAACAAGAAAA GTGGCTTGTGGCATACTAGTCTGATCGACAAGAACTTGGTGGACTTTTTCGTCCCGTTTCTGCCTCTGGAGTACAAGCACGTCGTCCAGTGCGCCATGGCCGAGATGAAAGCCAGAGGTGTTCGGCCGGACGAGAATGTGGCAGACCTGGTGGCCCGAGACGTCGTCTATTTCCCCAAATCGGAGCGAGTGTTCTCCGTCAAAGGCTGCAAGACGATAGAGAGCAAGTTGGACTACTACACATAA